From Gouania willdenowi unplaced genomic scaffold, fGouWil2.1 scaffold_309_arrow_ctg1, whole genome shotgun sequence, a single genomic window includes:
- the LOC114459394 gene encoding uncharacterized protein LOC114459394: protein MAEKLPPLVTLAPRTDPDDARIGVGTGKRHAVKKWEVSSLTGHQHKLTIPAESPDKKFVLLVGDSHLRSIADGIVKMPEGRLSFGVMSTPGGSANDERIELLNSTLSYDPDLVCLLAPTNNLKSTRNPEKAGADFARLLSSILTRWSRLVVVDFPPRLDADLYPQEMMRQEFHRVAVKLGVKFVPIAEHFPVGNTALWARDGVHLSDNEGMPILAQLLWRTSYLCQLVSLRWHPSGHHLSHAIVHVWF from the exons ATGGCAGAGAAACTACCTCCTCTAGTTACTCTTGCGCCACGGACGGATCCTGACGATGCCCGCATTG gtgtCGGTACCGGCAAGCGTCACGCCGTCAAGAAATGGGAAGTTTCTAGTTTGACCGGACACCAGCACAAACTGACCATCCCTGCTGAGTCCCCGGATAAGAAG tTTGTTCTTCTTGTGGGCGATTCCCACCTGCGATCCATTGCTGATGGGATCGTGAAGATGCCAGAAGGAAGGCTTTCCTTTGGCGTCATGTCTACCCCTGGGGGCTCCGCTAATGATGAGAGGATCGAGTTGCTCAACTCCACTCTCTCATATGATCCTGACCTG GTGTGCCTTCTGGCGCCAACGAACAACCTGAAGAGCACCAGGAACCCGGAAAAGGCTGGTGCTGACTTTGCCAGGCTTTTGTCCAGCATCCTAACCCGCTGGTCCAGG CTCGTGGTGGTCGACTTCCCACCACGTCTTGATGCTGATCTGTACCCACAAGAGATGATGCGTCAAGAGTTCCACAGAGTCGCGGTTAAGTTAG GTGTTAAGTTCGTTCCCATTGCGGAGCACTTCCCAGTGGGAAATACAGCTCTGTGGGCCAGAGATGGT GTCCATCTGTCTGACAATGAGGGGATGCCTATACTTGCGCAGCTGCTCTGGAGGACTTCTTACTTG TGCCAGTTAGTAAGCCTGCGCTGGCACCCGTCAGGACACCACCTGTCCCACGCCATCGTCCACGTGTGGTTTTGA